In Nicotiana tabacum cultivar K326 chromosome 19, ASM71507v2, whole genome shotgun sequence, one DNA window encodes the following:
- the LOC142173655 gene encoding uncharacterized protein LOC142173655, with product MAEDSALWDVICEGPFVPTKNLGDPAVAIPKTRKEFNDVDRKAIEKNFRAKKILVCGIGPDEYNRISACQLAKEIWKALQTAHEGTTQVKQSKIYMPTTQYELFRMKDEESIQDMHTRFTSIINELHSLGETIPRNKLVRKILSVLPSSWESKVNAIIEVKDLQTLTIDEFVGNLKTHQMKKKKDNERREPKRDKNLVLKTDINDSSGEDGDMAYFTRRFQKMVRKNRGIPKRENSSKPKNYDLCHKCGKPGHFIKECPLLKQDQYKNNFDKATKRNSESEEENEHGNSSMMAVESEATEYDSIFALMAQSDDDEDNDDDEINFLDV from the exons atggctgaagattctgCACTATGGGATGTCATATGTGAGGGACCCTTTGTTCCTACCAAGAATCTTGGTGACCCAGCTGTAGCCATTCCCAAGACGAGGAAGGAATTCAATGACGTTGATCGAAAGGCCATAGAAAAGAActttcgtgcaaagaaaattcttgtttgTGGCATTGGTCCTGATGAATATAACAGGATATCGGCATGCCAATTAGCAAAAGAAATCTGGAAGGCTCTTCAGACAGCTCACGAAGGAACAACACAGGTTAAACAATCCAAGATCTACATGCCCACAACTCAATATGAGCTCTTTAGGATGAAAGATGAGGAATCCATCCAAGATATGCACACTCGCTTCACCTCCATCATTAATGAGCTTCactctcttggtgaaactattccaaGAAACAAGCTTGTCAGGAAAATCCTTAGTGTTCTgcccagttcttgggaaagcaaagtgaaCGCCATTATAGAGGTGAAGGACTTGCAGACACTGACCATAGATGAATTTGTTGGCAATCTGAAAACACatcaaatgaagaagaagaaggacaatgaaagaagagaacccaAAAGGGATAAGAATCTGGTCCTCAAGACAGACATCAATGATTCAAGTGGTGAGGATGGTGATATGGCTTACTTTACAAGAAGATTCCAAAAGATGGTTCGCAAGAATagaggcattccaaaaagggaAAATTCTAGCAAGCCAAAAAATTATGACCTCTGTCATAAATGTGGCAAGCCAGGACACTTCATCAAGGAGTGCCCTCTCTTAAAGCAAGACCAGTACAAAAACAACTTTGACAAAGCAACCAAGAGGAACTC cgaatctgaagaagaaaatgagCATGGTAATAGTTCAATGATGGCAGTGGAAAGTGAAGCAACTGAGTAtgactcaatctttgccttgatggctcaatctgatgatgatgaagataacGACGATGATGAGATAAATTTTCTGGATGTTTAG